The bacterium genome segment ATCGTCGACAACGCCTGCATGCAGCTCGTGACCCGGCCCTCGCAATTCGACGTGCTGTTGCTGGAGAACCTCTACGGCGATATCGTCTCCGACCTCTGCGCCGGCCTGGTCGGCGGCCTCGGCCTGGTGCCCGGCGGCAACATCGGCAAGAAGTACGCGATCTTCGAATCGGTCCACGGCTCGGCCCCCGACATCGCCGGCAAGGGCATCGCCAACCCGGTGGCGATCATCCTGACCTTGGCGATGATGCTCGATTTCTTGAACGAAAAGCGGGCGGCCGCGGCGGTCCAGGCCGCGGTGGTGAGCATCTTGAAAGCCAAGAAGGTCCGGACGCCCGACTTGGGCGGGAAGAACACGACCGCGGAGATGGGCGACGCGATCGCGAGCGAAGTGACCCGCGCGATAAAGCGCGGGTCATCCTGAGCGAAGCGAATACCCAAACTACGGGCACAAGGGATCTGCGACCTGCCAAGGTTTTTCGAAGAGTCGACGCGGCTTCGTTCCGTTAAAGGGAGTCCCGAGAAGACGAAGGAGCTCTGAGACGCTCAGTTTCTTGGGCTTCGCAGATCCTTCGCTTCGCGCAGGATGACATCGAAAATAGGAGAGAGAAGATGCCCAAGAAAGAGTTGAAAGAGGGCGACAAGGCCCCCGATTTCAGCCTCCCCGACCAGGAAGGCAACAAGGTCAAGCTCAGCGACTTCGCCGGCAAGAAGAACGTCGTCCTCTATTTCTA includes the following:
- a CDS encoding redoxin domain-containing protein; the encoded protein is MPKKELKEGDKAPDFSLPDQEGNKVKLSDFAGKKNVVLYF